In Paenibacillus kyungheensis, the following are encoded in one genomic region:
- a CDS encoding carbohydrate ABC transporter permease translates to MDKAVGKAPLNERIAIAINYMLLVVLCLVILMPLVNILALSLNDGKDASLGGIAFWPRVFSVSNYVEVFKNPAVLQGMEVTLFRTILGTFLSVLLTSMAAFALKNKNLPGVGIASIFIVFTMLFNGGIIPYFMVLKMFHLNNTIWVYIIPTLYSAWNLILVRTFFQSIDQSMEESAKIDGAHDFQVLFRIYIPLSMPVLSVICLFNGVMHWNDWFSGAFYVTDEKLRPLQTILQQMLTAAEAMRKNLSMNAMMSAGNSVTTESMKMAMVIISVVPIATVYPFIQKYFVQGIMVGSVKG, encoded by the coding sequence ATGGATAAAGCAGTAGGCAAAGCACCGCTCAATGAGCGCATAGCTATTGCAATCAACTATATGTTACTGGTGGTTTTGTGTCTGGTCATTCTTATGCCACTGGTCAATATTCTGGCGCTTTCTTTGAATGATGGTAAAGATGCTTCACTCGGTGGGATTGCTTTTTGGCCTCGTGTTTTCTCGGTATCTAACTATGTAGAAGTGTTCAAAAATCCAGCGGTACTACAAGGTATGGAAGTGACTTTATTTCGTACGATTTTAGGAACATTTCTAAGTGTATTGCTTACTTCTATGGCAGCCTTTGCACTCAAAAATAAAAATTTACCCGGTGTAGGCATTGCCAGTATATTTATCGTGTTTACGATGTTGTTCAATGGTGGGATTATTCCTTACTTTATGGTTTTGAAAATGTTCCACTTGAACAATACGATCTGGGTATACATTATCCCTACGTTGTATAGCGCATGGAATCTGATTCTGGTTCGTACTTTTTTCCAATCGATAGATCAAAGTATGGAAGAATCGGCTAAGATCGATGGTGCTCATGATTTTCAGGTGTTATTCCGCATTTATATTCCGCTTAGTATGCCGGTATTATCCGTTATCTGTTTGTTTAATGGTGTTATGCACTGGAATGACTGGTTCTCAGGTGCCTTTTATGTCACTGATGAGAAATTAAGACCTTTACAGACCATATTGCAACAGATGTTAACCGCAGCCGAAGCGATGCGCAAAAACTTATCGATGAATGCGATGATGAGCGCAGGCAACTCGGTAACGACCGAATCGATGAAAATGGCGATGGTTATTATTTCAGTCGTGCCGATTGCTACAGTTTATCCGTTTATTCAGAAGTATTTTGTACAGGGTATTATGGTCGGATCGGTCAAAGGATAA
- a CDS encoding extracellular solute-binding protein: protein MKTIKRHTSLTLCLLLFMVVLLSACSSDSSGSEATSDVAADGRKSGEDGFIANRDLTGRIFLEGDGAQLPDDQVGNPIALKIKEKTGMTINWQSSGAADGLQELTVALATGDLPDVIEAYLDHGGRPEMNVLLKGAREGLFTDLSPYLKNTKVLKNYLDPEFLPRDTKENVMFRPEFGGKVYFIHMNIPAKNTTDEDRLHYRAGLWIRADIAKALNVDPSKIKTQDDLYNLALKIKAGNFKDNNGKPITVIGPRKWGGQVTSTLFKNFDFGNGTQFDVENGQVKHVAETDYALKSIEFVQKLLKDGLLDKEAFNMDGVRAEEAYNNGSYAISSYMNIAPDSLTMFEKTKYLPMDQMENYKGETDIYEKEKSGSQVVAIPSTTKNPEQIIQYMDYLASKEGKALWNYGIEGEDYKINDKGQYIYTDKVLDVMKNNPGEERNTIPYFWGSLLGKTDVNNNKDFGELIRSANSQPERYKLYFELMNYGNPKYKYWDGYTAASYLAEVPDIEASLKPVLDSYKDVLVQAFFAKDMTEATQMLNDYRQQLKDAGVEQYEKYLQDKYNADPSSVVFYIDAFF, encoded by the coding sequence GTGAAAACTATTAAACGCCACACTTCACTTACGCTTTGCCTTTTATTGTTTATGGTTGTATTGTTATCTGCTTGTTCTTCAGACAGCAGTGGTAGTGAAGCAACAAGTGACGTTGCCGCTGACGGTCGCAAAAGCGGTGAAGATGGATTTATCGCTAATCGTGATTTAACAGGACGTATTTTTCTTGAAGGTGATGGTGCACAGTTACCAGATGATCAAGTCGGGAATCCGATTGCACTCAAAATCAAAGAAAAAACAGGCATGACGATCAACTGGCAATCTAGCGGTGCGGCTGATGGACTACAAGAGTTAACAGTAGCTCTAGCAACAGGAGATTTGCCCGATGTGATCGAAGCGTATCTCGATCATGGGGGTCGCCCGGAAATGAATGTACTTCTCAAAGGTGCTCGTGAAGGTCTATTCACTGATTTGAGCCCTTACCTCAAAAATACCAAAGTACTCAAAAACTATCTTGATCCTGAATTCTTACCTCGTGATACCAAAGAAAATGTTATGTTCCGTCCTGAATTTGGCGGCAAAGTATACTTTATTCATATGAATATCCCTGCCAAAAATACAACCGATGAAGATCGTCTTCACTATCGTGCAGGACTATGGATTCGTGCAGATATCGCCAAGGCATTAAATGTCGATCCTTCCAAAATCAAAACACAAGATGATCTATACAATCTAGCACTCAAAATCAAAGCTGGAAATTTTAAAGATAACAATGGTAAACCAATCACTGTTATTGGCCCACGTAAATGGGGCGGTCAAGTTACCAGTACATTATTCAAAAACTTTGACTTCGGTAATGGTACACAATTTGATGTCGAAAATGGACAAGTCAAACATGTAGCTGAAACTGATTATGCTCTCAAAAGTATCGAATTTGTACAAAAACTGTTGAAAGACGGTCTACTGGATAAAGAAGCTTTTAATATGGATGGTGTACGTGCTGAAGAAGCATACAATAACGGCTCTTATGCTATTTCTTCGTATATGAATATCGCTCCAGATTCATTGACAATGTTTGAGAAAACCAAATATTTGCCGATGGATCAGATGGAAAATTACAAAGGCGAAACAGACATTTATGAAAAAGAAAAATCCGGTAGTCAAGTGGTAGCCATTCCTTCTACTACCAAAAATCCAGAGCAAATTATTCAGTATATGGATTACCTTGCAAGCAAAGAAGGAAAAGCGCTTTGGAACTATGGGATCGAAGGCGAAGATTACAAAATCAATGATAAAGGACAATATATCTACACTGATAAAGTACTGGATGTAATGAAAAATAATCCAGGCGAAGAACGCAATACCATTCCTTACTTCTGGGGTAGCTTACTTGGCAAAACTGATGTCAATAACAACAAAGACTTTGGTGAATTGATTCGTAGTGCGAATTCCCAGCCAGAACGGTACAAACTGTATTTTGAATTGATGAATTATGGTAATCCAAAATATAAATACTGGGATGGTTACACAGCCGCTTCTTATTTAGCCGAAGTTCCTGATATTGAAGCATCGCTCAAACCTGTACTCGATTCCTACAAAGATGTGTTAGTCCAAGCATTTTTTGCTAAAGATATGACAGAAGCTACACAAATGTTAAACGATTATCGTCAACAGTTAAAAGATGCAGGTGTCGAGCAATACGAGAAATATTTACAAGATAAATACAATGCCGATCCTTCTTCAGTTGTATTCTATATTGATGCATTTTTCTAA
- a CDS encoding ABC transporter permease, whose translation MQAELDSVPKKSTKSKKASSSGLWKTIVVNRYLYLMLLPCLIFFVIFSYLPMAGLVMAFKEFRFNAGMFGGPWVGLRYFKLFFSYPDATQLILNTFIVGFLKIIVYFPFPILLALMLNEVRSKRFKSITQTISYLPYFLSWVVVAAFTNKILAPDDGIFNQFIAALGGDGSIFYMMDGKYFYLIMFLTYLWKNIGWGSIIYLASMAGIDPTLYEAAEMDGASKWRKIWHITLPSIRPTIAILFILDIGSLLTTGYEQNYLLRTAGNSDYSDILDTYVLRVGMMQGQYGYGAAVGLLQGLVGLILVIVTNYLVKRFSKNEASLW comes from the coding sequence ATGCAAGCCGAACTTGATTCTGTTCCCAAAAAATCAACGAAAAGCAAAAAAGCATCTTCATCAGGATTATGGAAAACGATTGTTGTGAACCGTTATCTGTACCTGATGTTGCTACCATGTCTTATCTTTTTCGTCATCTTCTCCTACCTTCCTATGGCAGGGCTGGTCATGGCATTTAAAGAATTCCGATTCAATGCCGGGATGTTCGGAGGTCCTTGGGTAGGACTTCGCTACTTCAAATTATTTTTCTCTTATCCTGATGCTACTCAATTGATTTTGAATACATTTATTGTAGGTTTTCTCAAAATTATTGTGTACTTCCCTTTCCCTATCCTACTAGCATTAATGTTAAATGAAGTTCGCTCCAAACGATTCAAATCGATAACCCAAACGATCTCCTATCTCCCTTACTTCCTCTCATGGGTTGTTGTTGCCGCTTTTACCAATAAAATCCTTGCTCCTGACGATGGTATTTTCAATCAATTTATAGCTGCTCTCGGTGGCGACGGTAGTATTTTTTACATGATGGATGGCAAGTACTTCTATCTGATTATGTTCCTCACCTATCTCTGGAAAAATATCGGTTGGGGTTCGATCATTTATCTGGCTTCGATGGCAGGAATAGATCCTACTTTATACGAAGCCGCTGAAATGGATGGCGCAAGCAAGTGGCGCAAAATCTGGCATATTACATTGCCTTCGATCCGTCCTACTATCGCGATTTTGTTTATTTTGGATATTGGTAGTCTGTTAACTACAGGGTATGAACAGAACTATTTACTTCGTACTGCAGGTAACTCTGATTACTCCGATATTCTGGATACGTATGTATTGCGAGTAGGTATGATGCAAGGACAATATGGATATGGTGCAGCTGTCGGTTTGTTACAAGGTCTGGTGGGCTTAATTCTCGTTATTGTAACCAATTATCTGGTTAAACGCTTTAGCAAAAATGAAGCAAGTCTCTGGTAG
- a CDS encoding sugar phosphate isomerase/epimerase family protein produces the protein MIQDKLAAQLFTVRNELKQDFIYTLKELRKMGWTAVQIDGLHGNDPAEIAAVMKEIGLRTAGMHVGLERMKHDLDQVIIEADLFETPDMICHSLPDEHKNEQGYLYVRQELRKVSAIVSPQGYRVGFHNHDWEFHTMMEGKYALQYLLEYDEATPVYAEIDTYWVKKANLDPLRIIESYAHRMPILHFKDMTDDDRHYFAEVGSGVIDFAPILRWGEQHGVEWYAVEQDYCPGSPMDSLESSLHYLRQLITTL, from the coding sequence ATGATTCAAGACAAATTAGCAGCTCAATTGTTTACGGTACGCAACGAACTCAAACAAGACTTTATATATACGCTAAAAGAACTTCGCAAAATGGGCTGGACAGCGGTACAGATTGATGGATTGCATGGTAATGATCCTGCTGAAATCGCAGCAGTGATGAAAGAAATTGGACTTCGTACTGCTGGAATGCATGTAGGCTTAGAACGAATGAAACACGATCTCGATCAAGTCATTATCGAAGCTGATCTTTTTGAGACACCGGATATGATCTGCCACTCTTTACCGGATGAACACAAAAATGAACAAGGTTATCTGTATGTACGACAGGAGCTACGCAAAGTATCTGCTATCGTTTCCCCTCAAGGTTATCGTGTTGGATTTCATAATCATGATTGGGAATTTCATACGATGATGGAAGGCAAATACGCACTTCAATATTTGCTTGAATACGATGAAGCAACACCTGTATATGCTGAGATCGATACGTATTGGGTCAAAAAAGCGAATCTTGATCCGCTACGTATTATTGAATCGTATGCTCACCGAATGCCTATTTTACACTTTAAAGATATGACAGATGATGATCGTCACTATTTTGCAGAAGTGGGGAGTGGTGTTATCGACTTTGCCCCTATCTTACGCTGGGGCGAACAACATGGTGTAGAATGGTACGCTGTTGAACAAGATTATTGTCCGGGATCACCAATGGACAGTCTAGAATCGAGTCTACATTACTTACGTCAGTTAATCACCACTCTGTAA
- a CDS encoding aldo/keto reductase, with product MKKIIVDNISVSPLIIGTGDLSKMDGTWILDEFVAAGGTTIDMAYQYTNSEVIIGQWMKEQHNREQLILLSKCAHPLKGETTPRVHPEAITHDLLISLERLGTDYIDLYALHRDDESVAVEPIIDTLNEHVSNGLIRTFGASNWSYQRIQQANDYAEQHGLKGFTFNSPNLSLAVALEARWPGCVSADEHTVQWHHNNQLPLLSWSAQGGGFFSGAFAPEDRSNEEMVRVYYSEPNWERYRRAVILADEKKVTPTQIALYFVLHRPFPTAAIIGPRSSEELAQSFAVLSLDIHESDLQWLNLERDER from the coding sequence TTGAAAAAGATAATTGTTGATAACATCTCCGTCTCACCGCTCATTATAGGAACAGGGGATTTATCCAAAATGGATGGTACATGGATATTAGATGAATTTGTAGCTGCTGGTGGAACAACTATCGATATGGCTTATCAATATACCAATAGTGAGGTCATTATTGGGCAATGGATGAAAGAACAACACAATCGTGAGCAACTTATATTACTTAGTAAATGTGCTCATCCTCTCAAAGGCGAAACTACACCACGAGTACATCCCGAAGCGATTACTCATGATCTACTTATCAGTCTGGAACGATTAGGAACAGATTATATCGACCTTTATGCTCTACATCGAGATGATGAGTCTGTTGCTGTTGAACCGATTATCGATACACTCAATGAACATGTCTCGAATGGTCTTATTCGTACATTTGGTGCTTCTAACTGGAGTTATCAACGGATACAACAAGCTAATGATTATGCAGAGCAACACGGATTAAAAGGATTTACTTTTAATAGCCCTAACCTTTCTCTTGCTGTCGCTTTGGAAGCGCGCTGGCCTGGTTGTGTATCCGCAGATGAACACACTGTTCAATGGCATCATAACAACCAGCTTCCGCTACTTTCTTGGTCAGCACAAGGCGGTGGATTTTTCTCCGGTGCTTTTGCCCCTGAAGATCGTTCGAATGAAGAAATGGTGCGTGTGTATTATAGCGAACCGAACTGGGAACGTTATCGTCGTGCTGTCATACTGGCAGATGAGAAAAAAGTAACCCCTACACAGATCGCTCTTTATTTTGTACTTCATCGTCCATTCCCTACAGCAGCTATTATTGGCCCTCGCTCTTCTGAAGAATTGGCTCAATCGTTTGCGGTATTGTCGCTCGATATTCATGAATCCGATCTACAATGGCTCAATTTGGAAAGGGATGAACGATGA